Proteins encoded by one window of Ignavibacteriota bacterium:
- a CDS encoding SAM-dependent chlorinase/fluorinase: protein MKKLFFFTFLIVLFLINSCTENVVNNISGFNRTLVIISDDTPETELIMGILGSVRNTYPDVEIKFFKNKNFDLFEAGYLLEVAANSFPENTCFAVIVDPGVSAKKTVYSFGKRKVLSPDNGISTKMRIAMPPQEMHYVDNMSIFGSQFNNYEEVPYQKFYRDAILHMLSDANISTFGSVCSEPVNLNIVQPSLQNGVIQGQILFTDNFGNCETNIKSDFINQLNRGDILEVSSDDIKFYAKYGLNYSSVDVNENVVFFNSKSRLEISVNFGNMSERYSLNAGNVVNIKKADLKVGILRFNSSELVNNIITGAKSELAAKGFIENKNIEYFEKNAEGDISKFPSLIGELLSAGIDIIIPVSTPASQAALQFVPENIPVVYTYVTSPEFAGLINKRSNVTGLSDATNFDDYLKFAKELLPNMKTAGRIFNPGEPNSAFSQNQFLALGNFYGINYINESINSVEQISEAYQRIESQNPDAILIAADNTLNLGFKSLAEMAAASKIPLIGDSEENSDDGALASISVDYGLLSKTTGKIVGSVILGMPADSKPIQRFPTSSITLNQITAGKIGFTFSSSIINSASKIIQ from the coding sequence ATGAAAAAACTATTTTTCTTTACTTTTTTAATAGTACTGTTTTTGATAAATTCATGTACAGAAAATGTTGTCAATAACATATCCGGCTTCAATCGAACTTTGGTAATAATTAGCGACGACACTCCTGAAACAGAGCTTATAATGGGAATATTAGGCTCTGTCAGAAACACATATCCAGATGTTGAAATTAAATTTTTTAAGAATAAAAATTTTGATTTGTTTGAAGCAGGGTATCTTCTTGAGGTTGCCGCAAATTCATTTCCTGAAAATACTTGCTTTGCAGTAATTGTTGACCCGGGAGTTTCAGCTAAAAAAACAGTTTATTCATTTGGCAAAAGAAAAGTACTCTCACCTGATAACGGCATATCAACAAAAATGAGAATAGCTATGCCTCCTCAGGAGATGCATTATGTTGATAATATGTCAATATTCGGTTCGCAGTTCAATAATTATGAAGAAGTTCCATATCAAAAATTTTATAGAGATGCAATTCTGCATATGCTTTCAGATGCTAATATCAGTACTTTCGGCTCTGTTTGCAGTGAGCCTGTAAACCTCAATATTGTTCAGCCATCACTTCAAAACGGGGTTATTCAGGGGCAGATTTTATTTACTGATAATTTTGGCAATTGCGAAACAAATATCAAATCGGATTTTATCAATCAATTAAATCGTGGTGATATCCTTGAAGTTTCAAGCGATGATATTAAATTCTATGCTAAATACGGTTTAAACTATTCATCTGTAGATGTAAATGAAAATGTGGTATTTTTTAATAGTAAATCACGCCTTGAAATTTCGGTGAATTTTGGTAATATGTCCGAAAGATATAGTTTGAATGCAGGCAATGTTGTAAATATCAAAAAAGCAGATTTAAAAGTTGGGATACTTCGGTTTAATTCATCTGAACTTGTGAATAATATCATCACTGGTGCAAAATCTGAGCTGGCTGCGAAGGGTTTTATTGAGAATAAGAATATTGAATATTTTGAAAAAAATGCAGAAGGTGATATTTCAAAATTTCCTTCACTCATCGGTGAACTTTTGTCAGCCGGAATTGATATAATAATTCCTGTTTCAACACCGGCTTCGCAAGCAGCTTTGCAGTTTGTACCGGAAAACATTCCGGTTGTTTACACATATGTAACATCGCCGGAATTTGCAGGATTAATTAATAAGCGCAGTAATGTTACGGGACTATCGGATGCGACTAATTTTGATGATTATCTTAAGTTTGCAAAAGAGCTGTTACCGAATATGAAAACAGCCGGTAGAATTTTCAATCCTGGTGAACCAAACTCGGCATTTTCACAAAATCAGTTTTTAGCACTTGGAAATTTTTATGGCATAAATTATATAAATGAATCTATTAATTCGGTTGAGCAAATCTCTGAAGCTTATCAAAGAATCGAATCTCAGAATCCTGATGCTATACTTATAGCTGCTGATAATACCTTAAATCTCGGATTCAAAAGTCTTGCGGAAATGGCAGCAGCAAGCAAAATACCATTAATTGGAGATTCTGAAGAAAATTCCGACGATGGAGCACTTGCAAGTATTTCAGTTGACTACGGTTTGCTTTCTAAAACTACAGGGAAAATAGTAGGAAGTGTTATTCTTGGTATGCCGGCAGATTCAAAACCAATTCAAAGATTTCCGACTTCTTCCATTACTTTGAATCAAATCACAGCAGGAAAAATCGGTTTTACTTTTAGCTCATCAATAATAAACAGCGCATCTAAAATTATACAATAG
- the speB gene encoding agmatinase, translated as MITLNEENNFLAIEEKYSNYENSKIVIISAPYEHTVSYGKGAGEGPRAILEASAYVEFYDDETDRELCFDKGIATLQPLDFTDIVDKDALDLIENAVSKSILDGKFVVTLGGEHSISTAPIAAHYKHYPNMTILHFDAHSDLRDTYLDSKYSHASFMARVVEFYPPEKITQVGIRAQCKEESIYIKEKGVKTFYASAIRRGLHGQDWQKAVVDSLGDVIYCTFDLDFFDPAIMAATGTPEPEGFLYSETIDIFRKIKAAGKKIIGFDVVELAPSEYHTHCDLTSARLIYKILNLCID; from the coding sequence ATGATTACATTAAATGAGGAGAATAACTTCCTTGCGATAGAGGAAAAATATTCAAATTACGAAAATTCTAAAATAGTAATTATATCAGCTCCGTACGAGCATACCGTAAGCTACGGAAAAGGTGCTGGAGAAGGACCTCGTGCAATACTTGAAGCATCGGCTTATGTTGAGTTTTACGATGATGAAACCGACCGCGAATTATGCTTCGACAAAGGTATTGCTACACTTCAGCCACTTGATTTCACCGACATTGTGGATAAGGATGCTCTTGACCTGATAGAAAATGCTGTTAGTAAGTCAATTCTGGATGGTAAGTTTGTTGTTACTTTGGGTGGCGAGCACTCAATTTCCACAGCTCCAATAGCAGCGCACTATAAGCACTACCCCAATATGACAATTTTACATTTTGATGCTCATTCTGATTTGCGCGATACATATTTAGATTCAAAATATTCACACGCGTCATTTATGGCTCGTGTGGTGGAGTTTTATCCCCCTGAAAAGATTACTCAGGTTGGTATCAGAGCTCAATGCAAGGAAGAGTCAATTTATATCAAGGAAAAAGGTGTCAAGACTTTCTATGCATCTGCAATTCGCAGAGGATTGCACGGACAGGACTGGCAAAAGGCAGTTGTTGATTCATTGGGAGATGTTATTTATTGTACTTTCGATTTAGATTTTTTCGACCCGGCAATTATGGCTGCAACAGGCACTCCCGAGCCGGAAGGATTTCTTTATAGCGAAACAATTGATATTTTCAGGAAAATCAAAGCTGCAGGCAAGAAAATCATTGGTTTTGATGTTGTAGAGCTTGCTCCAAGTGAGTACCATACTCATTGCGACCTTACGAGCGCTAGATTGATATATAAAATATTAAATCTTTGTATAGATTAG